Sequence from the Methylosinus sp. H3A genome:
GCCGAGCCGGGACATCGATCTCCTGCCCTTTCTCGGTCGCGTCAGCGCCGCGGAGCGAGCGCTCGGCCGGCTCGATGGCGCAGCCGTCCTGCTGCCGCGACAGGAGCTTTTTCTCTACATGTATGTCCGCAAGGAAGCCGTGCTCTCCTCGCAAATCGAGGGCACGCAGTCGACCCTCGCCGATCTCCTTCGGTTCGAGACGGAGGCGTCGTCGGCCCAATCGATCGACGACATCCGGGAAGTCTCGAATTATGTCGACGCGATGATGTACGGGCTCGAACGGCTCGAAGAGTTCCCGCTCTCGCTTCGACTCATTCGTGAACTCCACGCTCGCCTCCTGCAGAGCGGTCGTGGTGAGACGAAAGATCCCGGCGAATTTCGGCGCTCGCAAAATTGGATCGGCGGCACGCGGCCCGGCAACGCGCTGTTCGTGCCCTCGCCCCCCAGTGAGCTCGGCGGCTGTCTCGACGCTTTCGAGCGCTTCATTCACGAAACCGGATCGCAATTGCCGCCGCTGATCAAAGCCGGGCTGCTTCACGTCCAGTTCGAGACCATTCATCCGTTTCTCGACGGGAATGGTCGTGTGGAGCGCCTTCTGGTCACGCTGTTCCTGTGCGCCAATGGCGTGCTGCGGACTCCCCTCCTCTATCTCAGCCTTTATCTGAAAACGCATCGCGCGGACTATTATCGTCTTTTGCAAGAGGTGCGCGAAAATGGCGCTTGGGAGAGCTGGCTCGAATTTTTTCTGGAGGGCGTTGCCGAAACGGCGAATCAGGCCTTCGAAGCAGCCGTGCGGATCGCGGGTCTTTTCACGAGTGACCGGGAGCGGATAGCAGCCGAAAGCGATCGGACGGGGTCCTCACTTCGCATTCACGACTTGCTTCAGCTGCATCCATTCGTCAGCGCGAACGGAGTGTACCGGGTTGAGCGCGCCGACCGTGAATGCTGCGCTGGGCGATCTCGAGCGCCTGGGCATCGTCGCGGAGATTACGGGCCGTCGGCGTGGCGCGTTTTCAGCTACCGTGTTTATCTCGATATTCTCGGCGAAGGAACGGGACGGCTGCGAGGGTGATCTCCGTTTCTCGCGGCATGAACGTGCCGCGTTAAGCGGCTGCTTGCCCGACTCTCTCCCCCGCGCGCTTAGTTGGCGAGGTCACGTGGGGCGCTCCAGTAGGGTTGTCAACGCCCGGCTCGGAGGTGGGTCGGCTTGGCTACATCTGGGCTAGGGTGTCGTTCGTGGGCCGGCTGGCCCCGAGTTAGCCGCGGCTAACTCGGGATCGCTGAAGAAAGAAGTTAGCCGCGGCTAACGATCCCAGCCGTCAGGCCGGCACCCCAATGTGATGTTTGGGATTTGCGCCAACGAATTATTGCGTCACCGAGCTCACATGATTCGTTCAGCTGTTAACGTTTCGTTAGCAGAAAAAACGTTGCGCCTTCGCTCAGAATCGGCGCTAATGCCTCAAGACGCGCTCGAAGCGCGAAACTTTGAAAAACTCCGCAGCTTTGATTTTGTGAGATCCCTCAAGACATGGCACGCAAACCCGCCATTTCCGCTTCGAAGGCGACAGAGCTTCGGACGCTGATTCAGCGGCACGCGAATAATCTGTCGCAGCAGTTGCAGGCACATCAACGCAACAATTTTCCTCCGTCCGCAGAAAAGTCCATCCGCCTATTTTCGCCTGCGGAAGCGGCGAAGCTTATTGGCATCCACGAAGGATATCTCCGGCAGGTCGCGGCTGAAGGACGCGGGGTGGCTTCGACGGTCACGAACGGTCGACGGTCCTACTCGGTTGAGGACATTCAGAATATTCGTCGTATTCTCGACCAGAGCGCCCGAGGTGATCGTCGCTATCTGCCCCATCGCGTCGATGGCGAGCATTTGCAGATTATCACTGTCATGAATTTCAAAGGTGGGTCGGGGAAGACGACGACATCGGCGCATTTGGCGCAATATCTCGCTCTGCACGGGTATCGCGTTCTCGCCATTGATCTCGATCCTCAGGCAAGCCTGTCTGCGCTTTTCGGCTCGCAGCCCGAACTCGATGTAGGATCCAATGAAACTTTGTACGGCGCGATTCGGTACGACGAGCATCGTCGTTCCATCAGCGAGATCGTCAGAGGAACCTATATTCCCAATCTGCATTTGATCCCCGCCCATCTAGAGCTGATGGAGTTCGAGCACGAAACGCCGAGGGCGCTGATGCAGCATGCACCCGGAGATTTGATGTTTTTTGGACGTATCGCTCAGGCGATTGCCGAGGCGCAGAACCTCTATGACATCGTCGTCATCGATTGCCCTCCGCAACTCGGCTATTTGACCCTCTCTGCGTTGAGCGCCGCCACCGCAGTTCTGATCACGGTGCATCCGCAAATGCTCGACGTGTTGTCGATGGCGCAGTTCTTGACGATGACGGGAGACCTCTTGGAGGTCGTAGCCGATGCGGGGGGGACCACGAATTACGACTGGATGAATTACCTCGTCACGAGATTCGAGCCGAGCGACGGCCCTCAAAATCAGATGGTCGCTTTCCTGCGGTCGATCTTCGGGGAACACGTGCTCATACATCCCATGCTGAAAAGCACGGCGATCTCGGACGCATCGATCACAAACCAGACGCTGTATGAAGTGGAGCGCCAGCAGTTCACCCGATCGACATACGATCGCGCGGTCGAATCCATGAACCAAGTCAACGGAGAGATCGAGAGTTTAATCCGAAGAGCCTGGGGGAGGACAGCATGAGCCGAAAAGCGCTCTTCGCGAATTTGCAACTCGGCTCGGCGCCCGCCTCCGACGGTAAAGTCACGGCCGCGACCGATGATCTCCGAGTCAACGAAAAGTCAGACGCGGATCCCGTGGTAAGGGCGGCAACGCACAAGACACGACCCATTCTCGGCTCCTCGGCACTTATAAAGTCTGCTGCGGCTCCTGTCGGCGCGCTCGGGCAGTCTCTCAGCGAGTTCAAAGCACAATCCGAGCGCGCGCTCGCTATCGAGCGGCAGCTTGCCGAGGGGCAGGTCGTTGTCGACCTCGATCCGACGCTGATCGATCCTTCCTTTGTCGAGGATCGCATGGCGACGAGCCGGGAGGCGCATGCACGACTGGTCGAAGCTATTCGAGATCATGGGCAGCAAGTGCCGATTCTCGTGCGCCCTCATCCGAGCGTGAGCGGGCGATTTCAGGTCGCCTATGGCCATCGGAGGCTTCGCGCTGCGCTCGATCTGCAGCGCACAGTGCGCGCCGTCGTCAAGTCTCTCTCCGATGATGAACTCGTCATTGCGCAAGGTCAGGAAAATAACGAGCGGCAAGATTTGTCGTTCATAGAGAAGGCGCGTTTCGCGCGCAGCTTGGAACAGAGAGGCTTCAAGCGCGACACGATCATGACCGCGCTGTCCGTCTACAAGAGCGATTTGTCCAACATGCTCTCGGTTATTTCGAGAGTTCCCGAGAATGTCATCCATGCGATTGGTCCGTCGCTCGGAATCGGGCGGCGCGGGTGGATCGATCTCGCCGAGCGTTTTTCGGATCCCGCAGTCGCGAAATCGGTCAAAGCGTTGATTGCGTCGCCGGACTTCCTCGCTCTCGAAAGCGATCAGCGGTTTCGACGGGTTCATGCCTTGGTGAGACCGAGCGTCGCGGAGCGGCCTCGTCTCCAAAATTGGACGACCGCGGAAGGCGCAAAACTCGCCAAGATTGTGCAGGACGCCGAAAAAATTTCGGTGACGATCGATCGTCGCGTCGCCCCTGAATTTGGTGACTTCGTCCTCGAGCGATTGCAGGCGCTCTATGAGGAGTTCAAATCCCGTCGATGACGGGGAGAGTTATGTGTGACGTCGAGCGTATGACGCAGGAGACATCGACAAAAGAAAAAGGCCCCCGAAACGTCGCCCCGGAAGCCCTTCTCGTAGTTCGCACCTAGAGAATCACACTTCCGCGAATCGCTGTCAAGAGTCGGCGCCGTTTCGGCGAGCGGATTTCTTTTGCCTGAATGAGGCAAAGGATCATGCAGACACGTCCAACGACGCCCTTCGGGCGGCGGTCGTTGTCGCTCGCCATGGTGGCGAGCCAGACCGCGACCGAGAATTTCGCCACGAAGCCGGGCGCATCCGAGACCGTCGTCCACAAATGGCGGCTGTTTCGCGCGCTCACCGAAGCCAAGGAGCCGCTCGGCGTCACCGAGCGCGCGCTATCGGTGCTGCACGCGCTGCTGAGCTTTCACCAGGAAACAGCGCTCAGTCTGCCGGAGGTCGGGT
This genomic interval carries:
- the repB gene encoding plasmid partitioning protein RepB gives rise to the protein MSRKALFANLQLGSAPASDGKVTAATDDLRVNEKSDADPVVRAATHKTRPILGSSALIKSAAAPVGALGQSLSEFKAQSERALAIERQLAEGQVVVDLDPTLIDPSFVEDRMATSREAHARLVEAIRDHGQQVPILVRPHPSVSGRFQVAYGHRRLRAALDLQRTVRAVVKSLSDDELVIAQGQENNERQDLSFIEKARFARSLEQRGFKRDTIMTALSVYKSDLSNMLSVISRVPENVIHAIGPSLGIGRRGWIDLAERFSDPAVAKSVKALIASPDFLALESDQRFRRVHALVRPSVAERPRLQNWTTAEGAKLAKIVQDAEKISVTIDRRVAPEFGDFVLERLQALYEEFKSRR
- the repA gene encoding plasmid partitioning protein RepA: MARKPAISASKATELRTLIQRHANNLSQQLQAHQRNNFPPSAEKSIRLFSPAEAAKLIGIHEGYLRQVAAEGRGVASTVTNGRRSYSVEDIQNIRRILDQSARGDRRYLPHRVDGEHLQIITVMNFKGGSGKTTTSAHLAQYLALHGYRVLAIDLDPQASLSALFGSQPELDVGSNETLYGAIRYDEHRRSISEIVRGTYIPNLHLIPAHLELMEFEHETPRALMQHAPGDLMFFGRIAQAIAEAQNLYDIVVIDCPPQLGYLTLSALSAATAVLITVHPQMLDVLSMAQFLTMTGDLLEVVADAGGTTNYDWMNYLVTRFEPSDGPQNQMVAFLRSIFGEHVLIHPMLKSTAISDASITNQTLYEVERQQFTRSTYDRAVESMNQVNGEIESLIRRAWGRTA